From Phaenicophaeus curvirostris isolate KB17595 chromosome 2, BPBGC_Pcur_1.0, whole genome shotgun sequence:
tCAAGGACTAAGGTATCCCATGGCGCTGAGCTCGGGGCGATGAGATGGAAGCGcggcctttcagaggctgctgtacCTGGGTCAACTGCAGTACGCCTGCCTCCTTTGAGGAGAGCCTCTGTTTGGAAAACTCGGTCGCTTGTCCTCCGTCCGGCTGCATCGGAGTGGCAGGAAGAGCTAGAGGAGCGTGGTGGGCTCGGGCCCgtctggcacagctcagaggATACCGGGTGCTGGGATGTTGTGTGTGGTGGCAAGAGCTGCAGGGGTAGGAGGTGGTTCGTTTCAAGTACGCTTACTTGGAGtactttgctgtaacagctccttccttttgctctgtcagcagagagaaccTGGCAGAAGTGTTGgcgatgagagagcccctgcgggatcccgacccctccccagggagaggggggaagcgacatggcggtgccctccaggccagcagcgtttaggtacgtggctttctcgggactcactcctctttgctaatcactgtcGATCGAGTTGACAGCGCGAGCTGGAGTGTTCTCTACATCGAGTTAGCGTGTGACGGCATCACATTTGAGTCTGTGCCAGATCGAGACGACAGTACTAGGGTGCGATGTGCTTCGCCAGGCGAACCTGTGCGAAGGGAAGCGTTGCTTTCAACGTGAGGAACAAAATTGTTCCTTGTGCCGGCAACAAAAAGGGAGCTGTGAAGTAACCCCAAGAGGGATTATGCAAGAGCATACTAAAGTAGCCAGTGTCGCTGTTGAGCTGCCTTCAGACTGTCTTTTCCACTTTCCCTGTTGCAAACTGACTCCTCGTTAACTTTACAGTTGCTCTGAAAAGAGGCTCCCAAAGCCAGCCCCGCAAACgacagaggcagctctgccgAGCTGGCTGGGTTTCCAAGCTCTACAAGCGTGGTTGTGGAAGCGGAATGATCTCTGTAAAATCCACAACCTCGAAGCGTGCCTCGCGTCTTCCTGGTGGCTCGCTCCAGTGCCCGAGGCAGCGAGCGCACTTACAGACAGGTGCCTCCTGCCTTCTTCGCACCGATGATCCCCCCCAGTCCCACTCCCCTGCTGCCAGTTTCACCCTCGTCAAAACTGCAAGCGTTTGCTTCCTTTTGGCTttgattgctgttttcacaggttcATGTGGCAAACCCGGTGCGCGAATAAATACCGCAGCGTAGGAGTGAAGCCAGCGACCGGCCACTGACCGTGCCGAAGTCTCCCGACGTCTCAGGTAGTTGCTGGCGTGGATGGGCTTGCATGTGATCATAGGAGGGAGGTCTCATTGCTCTCCGCTCTCTTGACAGGCGGAGA
This genomic window contains:
- the LOC138717789 gene encoding uncharacterized protein; translated protein: MVKQKRLPFSPKSQSGECPCCRKPGKSLAEQPCFFKARYSSVPSRGVTQREPGRSVGDERAPAGSRPLPRERGEATWRCPPGQQRLVALKRGSQSQPRKRQRQLCRAGWVSKLYKRGCGSGMISVKSTTSKRASRLPGGSLQCPRQRAHLQTGASCLLRTDDPPQSHSPAASFTLVKTASVCFLLALIAVFTGSCGKPGARINTAA